One window from the genome of Musa acuminata AAA Group cultivar baxijiao chromosome BXJ1-4, Cavendish_Baxijiao_AAA, whole genome shotgun sequence encodes:
- the LOC108952495 gene encoding probable BOI-related E3 ubiquitin-protein ligase 3 isoform X3 produces MGDVQRDVGKTTTRFRAKNMHERDEHSAVLNQPSLYTVQMGLVAPVSGATVAASFLPVYNSSAPVTTAATSHSGLAFYDNVDAVVAASRKRSRPVSFLGDDISSHLQLQQMLDVDRLILQHAERVQVELTERRKRFARQILATVEEGVAKSLKAREEEIARIGKLNSALEERIKSLLEENHMWQGLARSSEATAMVLRANLEQVVAAQVRVAEKEAEAEAEASTTPDDAESCCYAGNGEEEEEKTSARAEWRRVCRSCREREPSVLLLPCLHLCLCASCGPVVDACPVCNYSKKGSVSINMC; encoded by the exons ATG GGGGATGTGCAGAGAGATGTGGGAAAGACTACTACGAGATTTAGAGCAAAAAACATGCATGAAAG GGATGAGCACAGTGCAGTGCTGAACCAGCCGAGCTTGTATACTGTGCAAATGGGACTCGTCGCGCCGGTCTCCGGCGCTACAGTTGCCGCTTCTTTCCTTCCCGTGTACAATTCGTCGGCTCCTGTGACCACTGCTGCCACCTCCCACAGTGGCCTTGCCTTCTACGACAACGTTGATGCTGTGGTAGCGGCGTCGAGGAAGCGGTCACGCCCGGTGTCGTTTCTTGGCGACGACATATCCTCCCACCTGCAGCTGCAGCAGATGCTCGACGTCGATCGCCTCATCCTGCAACAC GCGGAGAGGGTGCAAGTGGAGCTTACGGAGAGGCGGAAGCGGTTCGCGCGGCAGATCCTGGCGACGGTGGAGGAAGGCGTCGCGAAGAGTCTCAAGGCTAGGGAAGAAGAGATCGCCAGGATCGGGAAGCTCAATTCTGCGCTGGAAGAGCGCATCAAGAGCCTCCTCGAGGAGAACCATATGTGGCAAGGGCTGGCGCGGAGCAGCGAGGCCACGGCCATGGTGCTGCGGGCCAACCTCGAGCAGGTCGTCGCGGCGCAGGTAAGGGTGGCGGagaaggaggcggaggcggaggcggaggcttcCACCACCCCCGACGACGCCGAGTCCTGCTGCTACGCAGGCaacggggaggaggaggaggagaagacgagCGCGAGGGCGGAGTGGAGGAGAGTTTGTCGGAGCTGCCGGGAGCGCGAGCCGTCGGTTCTGCTGCTGCCGTGCCTGCACTTGTGCCTCTGCGCGTCGTGCGGCCCGGTCGTCGACGCATGCCCCGTCTGCAATTACAGCAAGAAGGGAAGTGTCAGCATCAACATGTGTTGA
- the LOC135664588 gene encoding transcription termination factor MTERF2, chloroplastic-like produces MMLCHGHRHQPTVLLPSHLPPNPNTVLPVCGTLFSRKPLLFSSFRAALDSKHHVQPLGPDAETDPPSLSRRQNALLLDRSHSHPIDGPPIDDEEREDELTRKKVVEEYSLATRRVPRFPGSVDFPRAGALDLPPPDLRRVFDGDDRSLKRALEVRRGVAAETLKDALRAGKMSINYTTNLVSRLTEFVDRVVIGAATLKAVPEFAHMSFNARAKSYIQRSCVVSLVKWLKHNHMTYPQIAKVICMCPGDLQLVRRIAEWLKSIHVKGESIGVVLVKAGPLFEHSLDELEEIVNYLENNGVRKDWMGFVVSRCPQVLGLTMEELESRVKFYLDMGMNEKDFGTMVFDYPRALGFFSLEEMANKVQYLKEFGLSTEDVGRLLAFKPQLMGCSIEERWRPLVKYLYYLGVRRDGMKRILIVKPMVFCIDLETTIAPKVRFLQDIGVRTETIGGILVKFPSFLTYSLYKKIRPVVVFLMTKAGVTQRDIGKVIALDPQLVGCSITKKLDISVKYFLSLGIHLQSLGEMIADFPMLLRYNIDILRPKYRYLRRVMVRPLQDLIEFPRFFSYSLDERIIPRHKILVANRVNFKLRYMLSGSDEDFNQRVQFAIEKRKRFESGYANFDASDDESTHVVPVASS; encoded by the exons ATGATGCTGTGCCATGGCCACCGCCACCAACCCACCGTCCTTCTCCCCTCGCATCTCCCCCCAAACCCTAACACTGTCCTCCCGGTTTGCGGTACTCTCTTCTCCCGCAAGCCCCTTCTCTTTTCCTCCTTCCGTGCCGCCCTCGACTCTAAGCACCACGTCCAACCCCTGGGACCGGACGCCGAAACGGACCCCCCTAGCCTCTCCCGCCGGCAGAACGCCCTCCTCCTTGACCGTTCCCATTCTCACCCCATCGACGGACCTCCCATCGACGACGAGGAGCGGGAAGATGAGCTCACGAGGAAGAAGGTCGTCGAGGAGTACTCCCTCGCCACCCGGAGGGTCCCTAGGTTTCCAGGCTCCGTTGACTTCCCCCGGGCAGGGGCCCTCGACCTGCCGCCGCCTGATCTCCGGCGCGTGTTCGATGGGGATGATCGGTCCCTCAAACGCGCCCTTGAGGTTCGGCGAGGGGTTGCCGCCGAGACGCTGAAGGATGCCCTGCGAGCCGGGAAGATGAGCATCAACTACACTACGAATCTTGTCTCTCGGTTGACGGAATTTGTGGACCGGGTCGTGATCGGAGCCGCGACGTTGAAGGCGGTTCCGGAGTTTGCGCACATGTCTTTCAATGCTCGGGCGAAGAGCTACATCCAGCGCTCTTGTGTCGTTTCTCTGGTCAA GTGGCTGAAGCACAACCATATGACATACCCCCAAATTGCAAAGGTAATCTGTATGTGTCCTGGTGATCTCCAGCTGGTGAGGCGGATAGCCGAATGGTTGAAGTCGATTCATGTGAAAGGGGAGTCTATTGGGGTTGTTCTGGTGAAGGCAGGTCCCCTTTTTGAGCACAGTTTGGATGAACTGGAAGAGATTGTTAATTATCTAGAGAATAATGGGGTGAGGAAGGATTGGATGGGCTTTGTTGTTAGCCGTTGCCCCCAAGTTTTGGGTTTGACCATGGAGGAGTTGGAGTCGAGAGTTAAATTTTATTTGGATATGGGGATGAATGAGAAGGACTTTGGCACAATGGTCTTCGATTATCCAAGGGCCCTCGGATTTTTCAGTTTGGAAGAGATGGCTAATAAG GTTCAGTACCTTAAGGAGTTTGGACTAAGCACAGAAGATGTTGGACGATTATTAGCTTTCAAACCACAATTAATGGGTTGCAGCATCGAGGAAAGGTGGAGACCTCTGGTGAAATATTTATATTACCTTGGTGTTCGACGTGATGGGATGAAGAGAATACTTATTGTAAAACCTATGGTTTTCTGCATTGATCTGGAGACAACTATTGCTCCCAAG GTGCGATTCCTACAGGACATAGGAGTCAGAACTGAAACCATTGGTGGCATCCTTGTCAAGTTTCCTTCATTTCTAACATATAGCCTGTACAAGAAGATACGGCCAGTG GTCGTATTCTTAATGACAAAAGCTGGAGTAACTCAAAGGGACATTGGAAAGGTTATTGCCTTGGACCCACAACTAGTTGGCTGCAGTATCACAAAGAAGCTAGATATCAGTGTTAAGTACTTCCTGTCATTGGGAATACATCTCCAATCATTGGGAGAGATGATTGCCGACTTTCCTATGTTGCTTCGATACAATATTGATATTCTTCGGCCAAAGTACAGGTACCTTAGACGAGTTATGGTCCGGCCACTGCAGGATCTTATTGAATTTCCCAG GTTTTTTAGTTATTCATTGGACGAGAGAATAATTCCACGGCACAAGATTTTGGTTGCAAACAGAGTAAACTTTAAGCTGCGATACATGTTGTCGGGCTCCGATGAGGACTTTAATCAGAGAGTGCAGTTTGCTATCGAGAAAAGAAAAAGGTTTGAATCTGGCTATGCAAATTTCGATGCTTCTGATGATGAATCGACCCATGTGGTTCCAGTTGCTTCAAGCTGA
- the LOC108952495 gene encoding probable BOI-related E3 ubiquitin-protein ligase 3 isoform X1 → MDNRRHVGLFSRPYLPAKGDVQRDVGKTTTRFRAKNMHERDEHSAVLNQPSLYTVQMGLVAPVSGATVAASFLPVYNSSAPVTTAATSHSGLAFYDNVDAVVAASRKRSRPVSFLGDDISSHLQLQQMLDVDRLILQHAERVQVELTERRKRFARQILATVEEGVAKSLKAREEEIARIGKLNSALEERIKSLLEENHMWQGLARSSEATAMVLRANLEQVVAAQVRVAEKEAEAEAEASTTPDDAESCCYAGNGEEEEEKTSARAEWRRVCRSCREREPSVLLLPCLHLCLCASCGPVVDACPVCNYSKKGSVSINMC, encoded by the exons ATGGACAACAGGAGACATGTGGGCCTGTTCAGTCGTCCATATCTTCCAGCTAAA GGGGATGTGCAGAGAGATGTGGGAAAGACTACTACGAGATTTAGAGCAAAAAACATGCATGAAAG GGATGAGCACAGTGCAGTGCTGAACCAGCCGAGCTTGTATACTGTGCAAATGGGACTCGTCGCGCCGGTCTCCGGCGCTACAGTTGCCGCTTCTTTCCTTCCCGTGTACAATTCGTCGGCTCCTGTGACCACTGCTGCCACCTCCCACAGTGGCCTTGCCTTCTACGACAACGTTGATGCTGTGGTAGCGGCGTCGAGGAAGCGGTCACGCCCGGTGTCGTTTCTTGGCGACGACATATCCTCCCACCTGCAGCTGCAGCAGATGCTCGACGTCGATCGCCTCATCCTGCAACAC GCGGAGAGGGTGCAAGTGGAGCTTACGGAGAGGCGGAAGCGGTTCGCGCGGCAGATCCTGGCGACGGTGGAGGAAGGCGTCGCGAAGAGTCTCAAGGCTAGGGAAGAAGAGATCGCCAGGATCGGGAAGCTCAATTCTGCGCTGGAAGAGCGCATCAAGAGCCTCCTCGAGGAGAACCATATGTGGCAAGGGCTGGCGCGGAGCAGCGAGGCCACGGCCATGGTGCTGCGGGCCAACCTCGAGCAGGTCGTCGCGGCGCAGGTAAGGGTGGCGGagaaggaggcggaggcggaggcggaggcttcCACCACCCCCGACGACGCCGAGTCCTGCTGCTACGCAGGCaacggggaggaggaggaggagaagacgagCGCGAGGGCGGAGTGGAGGAGAGTTTGTCGGAGCTGCCGGGAGCGCGAGCCGTCGGTTCTGCTGCTGCCGTGCCTGCACTTGTGCCTCTGCGCGTCGTGCGGCCCGGTCGTCGACGCATGCCCCGTCTGCAATTACAGCAAGAAGGGAAGTGTCAGCATCAACATGTGTTGA
- the LOC135664721 gene encoding xylulose kinase 2-like, which produces MAGLLPSDALFLGFDSSTQSLKATVLDGNLVIVDSESVHFDTELPHYRTKDGVYRDPSGNGRIVSPTLMWVEALDVLLEKLKSKVDYGKVVAISGSGQQHGSVYWNKHGKAILTSLDPKKPLRSQLEDAFSVRESPIWMDSSTTSQCRELEKAVGGALELSKLTGSRAYERYTGPQIRKIYQTQPDVYNDTERISLVSSFIASILIGNYASIDETDGAGMNLMDIKQRVWSKTILEATAPGLEEKLGHLAPAHAVAGLISSYFVERFHFQKSCLVIQWSGDNPNSLAGLTLNTPGDLAISLGTSDTVFGITSEPQPSLEGHVFPNPVDPNCYMVMLVYKNGSLTREDVRNRCAESSWDTFNKYLERTPSLNGGKLGFYYKEHEILPPLPVGFHRYVLENVDSLDKTKVLEVQEFDPASEVRAIIEGQFLSMRGHAERFGMPTPPNRIIATGGASKNESILKSIASIFGCPVYTVQRPDSASLGAALRAAHGWLCNKEGRFVPISCLYGDKLDKTSLSAKLAFPAGDADLLSKYTVLVNKRMQIEKNLVEKLGRS; this is translated from the exons ATGGCTGGTTTGCTCCCAAGCGACGCCCTTTTCCTCGGATTCGACAGCTCAACCCA GTCACTTAAGGCTACCGTGTTGGATGGCAACCTTGTTATTGTCGATTCGGAGAGTGTgcattttgatactgaactgccacACTATAGGACCAAAGATGGGGTATACAGGGACCCTTCTGGAAATGGTAGGATTGTTTCTCCTACCTTGATGTGGGTGGAGGCTCTGGATGTCTTACTTGAGAAACTGAAATCAAAAGTGGACTATGGTAAAGTAGTGGCTATATCAGGGAGTGGACAACAGCATGGAAGTGTGTACTGGAACAAGCATGGTAAAGCCATATTAACTTCTTTGGATCCTAAGAAGccattgcggagtcaactggaagATGCTTTTTCGGTGAGGGAGTCACCCATATGGATGGATAGTAGTACTACATCACAGTGCAGAGAACTAGAGAAAGCTGTTGGTGGTGCTTTAGAGTTATCAAAACTTACAGGATCTCGTGCTTATGAGAGATATACTGGGCCTCAGATACGCAAGATATATCAAACACAACCAGATGTTTATAATGACACAGAGAGAATCTCTCTTGTTAGTTCTTTTATTGCTTCCATTCTAATTGGAAACTATGCTAGTATTGATGAAACTGACGGAGCAGGGATGAATTTGATGGATATCAAACAGCGTGTCTGGTCAAAGACTATTTTGGAG GCTACAGCACCAGGTTTGGAGGAAAAGCTTGGACACTTGGCACCTGCTCATGCGGTTGCTGGTTTGATATCTTCATACTTTGTTGAGAG GTTCCACTTTCAAAAGAGTTGTTTAGTTATTCAGTGGTCCGGAGACAATCCAAATAGTCTTGCAG GTTTGACTCTCAATACTCCTGGCGATCTAGCTATTAGTCTTGGAACTAGTGATACA GTCTTTGGAATAACTAGTGAGCCTCAGCCCAGTTTAGAAGGACATGTGTTTCCAAACCCTGTTGATCCAAATTGCTATATGGTTATGTTGGTTTATAAAAATGGTTCACTTACCCGAGAAG ATGTGCGTAATCGGTGTGCAGAAAGCTCTTGGGACACTTTCAACAAGTATTTGGAGAGAACACCTTCTTTAAATG GCGGAAAATTAGGATTCTACTACAAAGAGCATGAGATTTTGCCTCCCCTCCCAG TTGGATTTCATCGTTATGTGCTCGAAAATGTTGACTCATTAGACAAGACAAAAGTCCTTGAGGTCCAAGAGTTTGATCCTGCATCAGAG GTGCGTGCAATTATAGAAGGCCAGTTTCTTTCAATGCGAGGTCATGCCGAGAGGTTTGGTATGCCAACTCCTCCAAACAGGATAATAGCAACTGGTGGAGCATCAAAAAATGAGAGTATTCTTAAGTCAATAGCTAGCATTTTTGGTTGCCCAGTCTATACAGTACAACGACCTG ATTCTGCTTCCTTGGGAGCAGCTCTAAGGGCTGCTCATGGATGGTTGTGCAACAAGGAAGGTCGATTTGTGCCGATCTCATGTTTGTATGGGGACAAGCTTGACAAAACATCTCTGAGTGCAAAGCTTGCGTTCCCCGCTGGCGATGCTGACCTTCTCTCCAAGTACACCGTGCTGGTCAATAAAAGAATGCAGATTGAGAAAAATCTTGTGGAGAAGTTGGGGCGAAGTTAG
- the LOC108952495 gene encoding probable BOI-related E3 ubiquitin-protein ligase 3 isoform X2 → MAAVLHLYQKVGDVQRDVGKTTTRFRAKNMHERDEHSAVLNQPSLYTVQMGLVAPVSGATVAASFLPVYNSSAPVTTAATSHSGLAFYDNVDAVVAASRKRSRPVSFLGDDISSHLQLQQMLDVDRLILQHAERVQVELTERRKRFARQILATVEEGVAKSLKAREEEIARIGKLNSALEERIKSLLEENHMWQGLARSSEATAMVLRANLEQVVAAQVRVAEKEAEAEAEASTTPDDAESCCYAGNGEEEEEKTSARAEWRRVCRSCREREPSVLLLPCLHLCLCASCGPVVDACPVCNYSKKGSVSINMC, encoded by the exons ATGGCCGCTGTTCTTCACCTCTATCAGAAAGTG GGGGATGTGCAGAGAGATGTGGGAAAGACTACTACGAGATTTAGAGCAAAAAACATGCATGAAAG GGATGAGCACAGTGCAGTGCTGAACCAGCCGAGCTTGTATACTGTGCAAATGGGACTCGTCGCGCCGGTCTCCGGCGCTACAGTTGCCGCTTCTTTCCTTCCCGTGTACAATTCGTCGGCTCCTGTGACCACTGCTGCCACCTCCCACAGTGGCCTTGCCTTCTACGACAACGTTGATGCTGTGGTAGCGGCGTCGAGGAAGCGGTCACGCCCGGTGTCGTTTCTTGGCGACGACATATCCTCCCACCTGCAGCTGCAGCAGATGCTCGACGTCGATCGCCTCATCCTGCAACAC GCGGAGAGGGTGCAAGTGGAGCTTACGGAGAGGCGGAAGCGGTTCGCGCGGCAGATCCTGGCGACGGTGGAGGAAGGCGTCGCGAAGAGTCTCAAGGCTAGGGAAGAAGAGATCGCCAGGATCGGGAAGCTCAATTCTGCGCTGGAAGAGCGCATCAAGAGCCTCCTCGAGGAGAACCATATGTGGCAAGGGCTGGCGCGGAGCAGCGAGGCCACGGCCATGGTGCTGCGGGCCAACCTCGAGCAGGTCGTCGCGGCGCAGGTAAGGGTGGCGGagaaggaggcggaggcggaggcggaggcttcCACCACCCCCGACGACGCCGAGTCCTGCTGCTACGCAGGCaacggggaggaggaggaggagaagacgagCGCGAGGGCGGAGTGGAGGAGAGTTTGTCGGAGCTGCCGGGAGCGCGAGCCGTCGGTTCTGCTGCTGCCGTGCCTGCACTTGTGCCTCTGCGCGTCGTGCGGCCCGGTCGTCGACGCATGCCCCGTCTGCAATTACAGCAAGAAGGGAAGTGTCAGCATCAACATGTGTTGA
- the LOC108952495 gene encoding probable BOI-related E3 ubiquitin-protein ligase 3 isoform X4 has product MAVEAHHLHLFSAQLQRNRDEHSAVLNQPSLYTVQMGLVAPVSGATVAASFLPVYNSSAPVTTAATSHSGLAFYDNVDAVVAASRKRSRPVSFLGDDISSHLQLQQMLDVDRLILQHAERVQVELTERRKRFARQILATVEEGVAKSLKAREEEIARIGKLNSALEERIKSLLEENHMWQGLARSSEATAMVLRANLEQVVAAQVRVAEKEAEAEAEASTTPDDAESCCYAGNGEEEEEKTSARAEWRRVCRSCREREPSVLLLPCLHLCLCASCGPVVDACPVCNYSKKGSVSINMC; this is encoded by the exons ATGGCAGTTGAAGCCCACCATCTCCACCTCTTCTCCGCCCAACTCCAAAGAAACAG GGATGAGCACAGTGCAGTGCTGAACCAGCCGAGCTTGTATACTGTGCAAATGGGACTCGTCGCGCCGGTCTCCGGCGCTACAGTTGCCGCTTCTTTCCTTCCCGTGTACAATTCGTCGGCTCCTGTGACCACTGCTGCCACCTCCCACAGTGGCCTTGCCTTCTACGACAACGTTGATGCTGTGGTAGCGGCGTCGAGGAAGCGGTCACGCCCGGTGTCGTTTCTTGGCGACGACATATCCTCCCACCTGCAGCTGCAGCAGATGCTCGACGTCGATCGCCTCATCCTGCAACAC GCGGAGAGGGTGCAAGTGGAGCTTACGGAGAGGCGGAAGCGGTTCGCGCGGCAGATCCTGGCGACGGTGGAGGAAGGCGTCGCGAAGAGTCTCAAGGCTAGGGAAGAAGAGATCGCCAGGATCGGGAAGCTCAATTCTGCGCTGGAAGAGCGCATCAAGAGCCTCCTCGAGGAGAACCATATGTGGCAAGGGCTGGCGCGGAGCAGCGAGGCCACGGCCATGGTGCTGCGGGCCAACCTCGAGCAGGTCGTCGCGGCGCAGGTAAGGGTGGCGGagaaggaggcggaggcggaggcggaggcttcCACCACCCCCGACGACGCCGAGTCCTGCTGCTACGCAGGCaacggggaggaggaggaggagaagacgagCGCGAGGGCGGAGTGGAGGAGAGTTTGTCGGAGCTGCCGGGAGCGCGAGCCGTCGGTTCTGCTGCTGCCGTGCCTGCACTTGTGCCTCTGCGCGTCGTGCGGCCCGGTCGTCGACGCATGCCCCGTCTGCAATTACAGCAAGAAGGGAAGTGTCAGCATCAACATGTGTTGA
- the LOC108952495 gene encoding probable BOI-related E3 ubiquitin-protein ligase 3 isoform X5 — translation MHERDEHSAVLNQPSLYTVQMGLVAPVSGATVAASFLPVYNSSAPVTTAATSHSGLAFYDNVDAVVAASRKRSRPVSFLGDDISSHLQLQQMLDVDRLILQHAERVQVELTERRKRFARQILATVEEGVAKSLKAREEEIARIGKLNSALEERIKSLLEENHMWQGLARSSEATAMVLRANLEQVVAAQVRVAEKEAEAEAEASTTPDDAESCCYAGNGEEEEEKTSARAEWRRVCRSCREREPSVLLLPCLHLCLCASCGPVVDACPVCNYSKKGSVSINMC, via the exons ATGCATGAAAG GGATGAGCACAGTGCAGTGCTGAACCAGCCGAGCTTGTATACTGTGCAAATGGGACTCGTCGCGCCGGTCTCCGGCGCTACAGTTGCCGCTTCTTTCCTTCCCGTGTACAATTCGTCGGCTCCTGTGACCACTGCTGCCACCTCCCACAGTGGCCTTGCCTTCTACGACAACGTTGATGCTGTGGTAGCGGCGTCGAGGAAGCGGTCACGCCCGGTGTCGTTTCTTGGCGACGACATATCCTCCCACCTGCAGCTGCAGCAGATGCTCGACGTCGATCGCCTCATCCTGCAACAC GCGGAGAGGGTGCAAGTGGAGCTTACGGAGAGGCGGAAGCGGTTCGCGCGGCAGATCCTGGCGACGGTGGAGGAAGGCGTCGCGAAGAGTCTCAAGGCTAGGGAAGAAGAGATCGCCAGGATCGGGAAGCTCAATTCTGCGCTGGAAGAGCGCATCAAGAGCCTCCTCGAGGAGAACCATATGTGGCAAGGGCTGGCGCGGAGCAGCGAGGCCACGGCCATGGTGCTGCGGGCCAACCTCGAGCAGGTCGTCGCGGCGCAGGTAAGGGTGGCGGagaaggaggcggaggcggaggcggaggcttcCACCACCCCCGACGACGCCGAGTCCTGCTGCTACGCAGGCaacggggaggaggaggaggagaagacgagCGCGAGGGCGGAGTGGAGGAGAGTTTGTCGGAGCTGCCGGGAGCGCGAGCCGTCGGTTCTGCTGCTGCCGTGCCTGCACTTGTGCCTCTGCGCGTCGTGCGGCCCGGTCGTCGACGCATGCCCCGTCTGCAATTACAGCAAGAAGGGAAGTGTCAGCATCAACATGTGTTGA
- the LOC135672598 gene encoding transcription factor bHLH18-like gives METPWNNWFTQSGMDESNLLRQWEIASPNQDIPQAAPAPGRGLIPQSLSSESHTSPPFRPVSSPGFVAGSSMSQEIISWDFSPGTGKMDPGGSSLPSLLLPKPSPQSDSVPGRAVKMKEGIRVCAPGGSKQRHGTLLQRATLSQAQEHIIAERNRREKLNQKFIALSAIIPGLKKADKASILGDAVRYLKELQGRVKALEDQNMERTVESVVLVTKAQLSADDDGGSSSDENFDGQPWQKPFPEIEAKVSGKMVLVRIHCENRKGVLVKILSEIEHLNLTITNTNVMPFLGSSINITVTAQIEEKFSMTAKDLVRKLKSALT, from the exons atggaAACACCATGGAATAATTGGTTCACACAAAGT GGAATGGATGAGTCCAACCTTCTTCGCCAGTGGGAGATAGCATCACCCAATCAAGACATCCCACAAGCTGCACCTGCTCCTGGGAGAGGCTTAATTCCACAGTCCCTCTCTTCCGAGAGCCACACCTCTCCGCCTTTCCGTCCTGTGAGCAGCCCAGGGTTTGTTGCAGGGTCAAGTATGAGTCAGGAGATCATCAGCTGGGATTTCTCACCCGGTACAGGAAAAATGGATCCCGGTGGCTCATCCCTACCATCTCTCCTGTTGCCCAAACCAAGTCCACAGAGTGATAGTGTCCCTGGAAGAGCTGTGAAGATGAAGGAAGGGATTAGGGTTTGTGCTCCTGGTGGTTCCAAACAGCGGCATGGAACGCTTCTTCAGCGAGCAACACTGTCTCAAGCTCAGGAGCACATCATCGCGGAGCGGAATCGAAGGGAGAAGCTCAACCAGAAGTTTATTGCACTTTCGGCCATCATCCCTGGCCTCAAGAAG GCAGACAAAGCTTCAATTCTTGGCGACGCAGTGCGATACCTCAAAGAGCTTCAAGGAAGGGTGAAGGCCCTGGAAGACCAGAACATGGAAAGGACTGTCGAGTCCGTCGTCCTCGTCACGAAGGCTCAGCTCTCTGCTGATGACGATGGTGGCTCGTCCTCTGATGAGAACTTCGATGGGCAACCATGGCAGAAGCCTTTCCCTGAGATCGAAGCAAAGGTTTCCGGGAAGATGGTGCTCGTGAGAATCCACTGTGAGAACCGCAAAGGAGTTCTTGTGAAGATCTTGTCCGAGATCGAGCACCTCAACCTCACCATAACCAACACCAATGTCATGCCATTTCTAGGCTCCTCCATCAACATTACAGTGACAGCACAG ATAGAAGAGAAATTTTCCATGACAGCGAAGGATCTTGTGAGGAAGCTAAAATCTGCTTTGACCTAG